A genomic region of Pseudomonas sp. KU43P contains the following coding sequences:
- a CDS encoding helix-turn-helix domain-containing protein gives MEVSKTKSSFYRRLYVAWLIDSQTATSVPALMEATGMPRRTAQDTIAALADLDIVCEFEQQEGARNHAGHYRIHDWGAIDKQWIIQHLRQIREVLGYP, from the coding sequence ATGGAAGTGAGCAAGACCAAGAGCAGCTTCTATCGTCGCCTGTATGTGGCCTGGCTGATCGACAGCCAGACCGCCACCAGCGTACCGGCCTTGATGGAGGCCACCGGCATGCCGCGACGCACCGCCCAGGACACCATCGCCGCGCTGGCCGACCTGGACATCGTCTGCGAGTTCGAGCAGCAGGAAGGTGCGCGCAATCATGCCGGGCATTACCGCATCCATGACTGGGGGGCGATCGACAAGCAGTGGATCATCCAGCACCTGAGACAGATTCGCGAAGTGCTTGGCTATCCTTGA
- a CDS encoding substrate-binding periplasmic protein, protein MRPLLCALGLLGVMLTASAQGQDKLRLVADNWPPFTDSAMPGGGLATSLVTTALTRAGYASGYEEVPWARALMGVGEGRYDVLINTWYNDSRAQIGQFSKGYLSNRIRLLKRKGDSFRYQRQADLYPYSIAVVRDYAYSPSFDGDSRLHKVQVRNFSTAVRMLAAGRVNLAVEDEYVARYNLQREPQQVRDGVALVGPPLAENTLHILVSLKHPEHQQIVERFEQAIAAMKADGSYARLLRQHGF, encoded by the coding sequence ATGCGGCCACTGCTTTGCGCGTTGGGATTGTTGGGCGTGATGCTGACAGCATCTGCCCAGGGCCAGGACAAGTTGCGGCTGGTGGCCGACAACTGGCCACCGTTCACCGACAGCGCCATGCCGGGCGGCGGCCTGGCCACCAGCCTGGTCACTACCGCGCTGACCCGCGCCGGGTATGCCAGCGGCTACGAGGAAGTGCCCTGGGCGCGGGCCCTGATGGGCGTCGGCGAAGGGCGCTACGATGTGCTGATCAATACTTGGTACAACGACTCCCGCGCCCAGATCGGCCAGTTTTCCAAGGGCTACCTGAGCAACCGTATCCGCCTGCTCAAACGCAAGGGCGACAGCTTCCGCTACCAGCGCCAGGCCGACTTGTACCCCTACAGCATTGCCGTTGTGCGCGACTATGCCTACTCACCCTCGTTCGATGGCGACAGCCGCTTGCACAAGGTACAGGTGCGCAACTTCTCCACTGCCGTGCGCATGCTCGCGGCAGGGCGGGTGAACCTGGCCGTGGAGGATGAGTATGTGGCGCGCTACAACCTGCAGCGCGAGCCGCAGCAAGTGCGCGATGGCGTGGCCTTGGTGGGGCCGCCGCTGGCGGAGAACACGCTGCATATCCTGGTGAGCTTGAAGCATCCCGAGCATCAGCAGATTGTCGAGCGGTTCGAGCAGGCCATTGCCGCAATGAAGGCTGATGGCAGCTATGCCAGGTTGCTGCGTCAGCATGGATTTTGA
- the yccS gene encoding YccS family putative transporter — protein sequence MSSSSFRQSLRRLWGQDKFSYSIRVTIALTGSLAMCWYQNEMGLLIPLFLGIIASALAETDDSWQGRLSALAVTLVCFAIAALAVELLFPYPWIFAIALALAAFGLTMLGALGERYGAIASATLITAVYTMIGVDQRGGQVTDFWHEPLLLVAGAAWYGLLSVLWQALFSNQPVQQSLAKLFFELGRYLKLKANLFEPVRNHDLEARRLELAQQNGKVVAALNAAKEIILHRVGNSQPNSKVSRYLKLYFLAQDIHERVSASHYPYNALADAFFHSDVMFRCQRLLRHQGSACQDLARSIRLRQPFVLDSRFADTLEDLNASLEHLRNQNNPAWRGLLRSLRALAANLATLDRLLGAASNPDSLADASDSSLLDRSPRNLKDVWTRLRTQLTPTSLLFRHALRLPLALSIGYGMVHLIHPTQGYWIILTTLFVCQPNYGATRRKLVQRIFGTAIGLTVGWALFDLFPNPVIQSLFAVVAGVVFFVNRTTRYTLATAAITLMVLFCFNQIGDGYGLFLPRLFDTLVGSLIAILAVFLFLPDWQGRRLNKALANTLTCASLYLRQIMQQYAHGKRDDLAYRLARRNAHNADAALSTTLANMLMEPGHFRKEADVGFRFLVLSHTLLSYLSGLGAHRDSALPAEVQEQLIEGAGQSLANSLDEIANGLAARLPVAIHSDAEEALANALEQMPDEVDEHQRLVQTQLALICRQLGPLRTLAAHLIKEGSPA from the coding sequence ATGTCATCGAGCTCGTTTCGTCAGTCACTGCGTCGTTTGTGGGGCCAAGACAAGTTCAGCTACAGCATCCGGGTGACCATTGCCCTCACCGGCAGCCTGGCCATGTGCTGGTACCAGAACGAGATGGGCCTGCTGATTCCACTGTTCCTCGGCATCATCGCCAGTGCCCTGGCCGAGACCGACGACAGTTGGCAAGGCCGCCTCAGCGCCCTGGCAGTGACACTGGTCTGCTTTGCCATTGCCGCCCTCGCCGTCGAGTTGCTGTTCCCCTACCCCTGGATATTCGCCATCGCCCTGGCCCTTGCGGCTTTCGGCCTGACCATGCTGGGCGCCCTGGGCGAACGATACGGCGCCATCGCCTCGGCGACGCTGATCACTGCGGTGTACACCATGATCGGGGTCGACCAGCGCGGCGGCCAGGTGACCGACTTCTGGCACGAACCCCTGCTGCTGGTTGCCGGCGCGGCCTGGTACGGCCTGCTGTCGGTACTGTGGCAGGCGCTGTTCTCCAACCAGCCGGTGCAGCAGAGCCTGGCCAAGCTGTTCTTCGAACTGGGGCGCTACCTCAAGTTGAAGGCCAACCTGTTCGAGCCCGTGCGCAACCATGACCTGGAAGCCCGGCGCCTGGAACTTGCCCAGCAGAATGGCAAGGTGGTGGCTGCGCTCAACGCGGCCAAGGAAATCATCCTGCACCGGGTCGGCAACAGCCAGCCCAATTCCAAGGTCAGCCGCTACCTGAAACTGTACTTTCTGGCCCAGGATATCCATGAGCGCGTCAGCGCCTCGCACTACCCCTACAATGCCCTGGCCGATGCGTTCTTCCATAGCGATGTGATGTTCCGCTGCCAGCGCCTGCTGCGCCATCAAGGCTCGGCCTGCCAGGACCTGGCCCGTTCAATACGGCTGCGCCAGCCGTTCGTGCTCGACAGCCGCTTTGCCGACACCCTCGAAGACCTCAATGCCTCCCTGGAGCACCTGCGCAACCAGAACAACCCCGCCTGGCGCGGCCTGCTGCGCTCGCTGCGCGCACTGGCGGCCAACCTGGCCACGCTTGATCGCCTGCTCGGCGCCGCCAGCAACCCGGACAGCCTGGCCGACGCCAGCGATAGCAGCCTGCTCGACCGCTCGCCACGCAACCTCAAGGACGTCTGGACCCGCCTGCGCACCCAGCTGACACCGACTTCGCTGCTGTTCCGCCACGCCCTGCGCCTGCCGCTGGCGCTGTCGATCGGTTACGGCATGGTGCACCTGATCCACCCGACCCAGGGCTACTGGATCATCCTCACCACGCTGTTCGTCTGCCAGCCAAACTACGGTGCTACCCGACGCAAGCTGGTGCAGCGGATTTTCGGCACGGCCATCGGCCTGACCGTGGGCTGGGCGCTGTTCGACCTGTTTCCCAACCCGGTCATCCAATCGTTGTTCGCCGTGGTTGCCGGGGTGGTGTTCTTCGTCAATCGCACCACCCGCTACACCCTGGCCACAGCGGCAATCACGCTGATGGTGCTGTTCTGCTTCAACCAGATCGGCGATGGTTATGGCCTGTTCCTGCCGCGCCTGTTCGATACCCTGGTGGGCAGTCTGATCGCCATCCTTGCGGTGTTCCTGTTCCTCCCCGACTGGCAGGGCCGGCGCCTGAACAAGGCACTGGCCAACACCCTGACTTGCGCCAGCCTGTACCTGCGCCAGATCATGCAGCAGTATGCCCACGGCAAACGCGACGACCTCGCCTACCGCCTGGCCCGGCGCAACGCCCACAACGCCGATGCAGCGCTGTCCACCACGCTGGCCAACATGCTCATGGAGCCGGGGCATTTCCGTAAGGAGGCCGATGTCGGCTTTCGCTTCCTGGTGCTGTCGCACACATTGCTCAGCTACCTCTCGGGGCTGGGTGCACACCGTGACAGTGCCTTGCCGGCCGAGGTCCAGGAGCAATTGATCGAGGGCGCCGGGCAAAGCCTGGCCAACAGCCTGGACGAAATCGCCAATGGCCTGGCGGCGCGGTTGCCGGTAGCCATCCACAGCGATGCCGAAGAAGCCCTGGCCAACGCCTTGGAGCAGATGCCCGATGAGGTGGATGAGCATCAACGGCTGGTGCAGACGCAGTTGGCCTTGATCTGCCGGCAGTTGGGGCCGCTGCGTACCTTGGCGGCGCATCTGATCAAAGAGGGCTCACCGGCCTGA
- a CDS encoding GNAT family N-acetyltransferase — protein MSIEWVCKHHTDLSKEQIYAILQLRTEVFVVEQRCAYQEVDGQDLAGDTLHLMAWQDDQLVAYLRLLDPQSQGGDVVIGRVVTAPQARGLKLGHPLLLKGLEAAAHCWPGTPVYLSAQAHLQGFYGQHGFEVVGEQYLEDDIPHIGMRKA, from the coding sequence ATGTCCATCGAATGGGTCTGCAAGCACCACACCGATCTGAGCAAAGAGCAGATCTACGCCATCCTGCAATTGCGCACCGAAGTGTTCGTGGTAGAGCAGCGCTGCGCCTACCAGGAGGTCGATGGCCAAGACCTGGCCGGCGACACCCTGCACCTGATGGCCTGGCAGGATGATCAGCTGGTGGCCTACCTGCGCCTGCTCGATCCGCAATCGCAGGGCGGCGATGTGGTCATCGGCCGCGTTGTGACGGCACCGCAGGCACGCGGGCTGAAGCTGGGCCACCCGCTGCTGCTGAAGGGGCTGGAAGCGGCCGCGCATTGCTGGCCGGGAACGCCGGTGTACCTGTCGGCGCAGGCGCACCTACAAGGGTTCTACGGTCAGCACGGCTTCGAAGTGGTAGGCGAGCAATACCTGGAGGATGACATTCCGCACATCGGCATGCGCAAGGCCTGA
- a CDS encoding NAD(P)/FAD-dependent oxidoreductase, protein MDTTDVIILGAGAAGLMCAQLSARRGRRVLLLDHANKPGKKILMSGGGRCNFTNMYTEPANFLSQNAHFCKSALARYTQWDFIELVAKHGVPYHEKKLGQLFCDNKASDILNMLLAECDDAGAELRMETSIQHIEKVENGYLLQTSAGQFACQSLVIATGGLSIPTLGATGFGYQVARQFGHTLLPTRAGLVPFTITEPQLKALCTELSGTSLDCTASCNGTSFRENLLFTHRGLSGPAILQISSFWEAGDTVEINLLPDRDALTWLQQQQSERANAELKTVLGEVFTRKLANLLAEQWFESKPMKQYTPAELAQIADKLAAWQVVPAGTEGYRTAEVTLGGVDTREVSSKTMESLKSPGLYFIGEVLDVTGHLGGFNFQWAWASANAAAQFV, encoded by the coding sequence GACACCACCGACGTGATCATCCTCGGCGCCGGCGCCGCCGGCCTGATGTGCGCCCAGCTCAGCGCCCGCCGTGGCCGCCGGGTGCTGCTGCTCGACCACGCCAACAAGCCCGGCAAGAAGATCCTCATGTCCGGCGGCGGGCGCTGCAACTTCACCAACATGTACACCGAGCCGGCCAACTTCCTGTCGCAGAACGCGCACTTCTGCAAATCGGCCCTGGCCCGCTACACCCAATGGGACTTCATCGAGCTGGTGGCCAAGCACGGTGTTCCCTACCACGAGAAGAAGCTCGGCCAGCTGTTCTGCGACAACAAGGCGAGCGACATCCTCAACATGCTGTTGGCCGAGTGCGACGATGCCGGTGCAGAACTGCGCATGGAAACCAGCATTCAGCACATCGAGAAGGTCGAAAATGGCTACCTGCTGCAAACCAGCGCCGGACAGTTCGCCTGCCAGTCGCTGGTGATCGCCACCGGCGGCCTGTCGATTCCCACACTGGGTGCGACCGGCTTTGGCTACCAAGTGGCCCGCCAGTTCGGCCATACCCTGCTGCCGACCCGCGCCGGCCTGGTGCCGTTCACTATCACCGAGCCCCAACTCAAGGCACTGTGCACCGAGCTATCGGGTACTTCGCTGGATTGCACGGCCAGTTGCAACGGCACCAGCTTCCGCGAAAACCTGCTGTTCACCCACCGCGGCCTGAGTGGCCCGGCGATCCTGCAGATCTCTTCGTTCTGGGAAGCCGGCGACACCGTCGAGATCAACCTGCTGCCCGATCGCGATGCACTGACCTGGCTGCAACAGCAGCAGAGCGAACGCGCCAACGCCGAGCTCAAGACGGTATTGGGCGAGGTGTTCACCCGCAAGCTGGCCAACCTGCTGGCCGAGCAGTGGTTCGAGTCCAAGCCGATGAAGCAGTACACCCCGGCGGAGCTGGCCCAGATCGCCGACAAGCTGGCAGCCTGGCAGGTGGTACCGGCCGGCACCGAAGGCTATCGCACCGCCGAGGTGACCCTGGGCGGCGTCGATACCCGTGAAGTGTCGTCCAAGACCATGGAATCGCTGAAAAGCCCGGGGCTGTACTTCATCGGTGAAGTGCTGGATGTCACAGGCCATTTGGGCGGTTTCAATTTCCAGTGGGCCTGGGCATCGGCCAACGCCGCGGCGCAGTTCGTGTAG